The Kineothrix sp. IPX-CK genomic interval CCATAAACGGAGGCTCCCTCACGATAGATGCAGGCGGGGATGGAATTGACAGCAACGGCTCCATTTATGTAACGGGAGGAACCACTTATGTAACCGGGCCTGCCGACAACGGAAATTCAGGTCTGGATTATAACGGCAGCGCACAGATTACCGGAGGAATCTTCGTGGTAACCGGAAGTTCCGGCATGGCGCAGGGATTTTCGGACAGCTCTACCCAATATTCCTTATTATATAACCTCGCCTCTGCAGCTTCAGCAGGAACGGAGACGACGCTTACCGATGCGGACGGCAATGTGATAATATCAGTTACGCCTAAGAAGCAATACCAGTCGGTTTTGATAAGCACTCCTGAGCTTCAGAAGGATGCAACTTACACCTTGACTTCTGGTGACCAGACGGCAGAGATTACGTTATCCGGCGTAGTTACGAGCAATGGACAGCAAAGCGGCTTCGGCGGAGGGCAGGGAAAGATGAACAGGGATGGAGAGAGACCGGACGTAAGTCAGATGCCTCAGGGCGGAGAAAGACCGGATGGAACGCAGACGCCTGCGGACGGAGAAATGCCGGATATACCTTCGGACGCAGAGATGCCGGAGGATGGCCAGACGCCTCCGGACGGACAGACACCGCCTGAGAACGGCGGACCATCGCAGGATGATGAGACTGAACTGCCAGAATAATAAATATTTACAGCTTTTAACTCAGCTTATAATACAATGCTATAACGCGGGCGGCTCTTGCCCGGCTTTGACAGAAGCTTGATATTCGGAAGGAGTCATGCCCGCGATATGTTTAAACTGTCTGGAAAAATAATGGATGGAATTATACCCCAGCTTGTCGGCGATCTGAGAGAAATTCATTTGCTGGCCGCATATGAGCTGCTTGGCGGCGTTTATCTTCATAATAGTGAAATAATCGATGATACCGCAGCTCGTATGGTCTTTGAACATCTTCTGCAAAAGTGAACGTCCCACCAGATTATCCTTGCATATCTGTGGTATCGTCAGTTTGGCGTTGATGTTTTCCTCCATATAGGCGACGATTTTATAAAATAACTCGTCCTCTCCCCTTTGACGGGAGGACTTGGGAATAGCGGCGATAGAATTATCCACATTGCCGCTTCGTTTAAGCTGGATCAATAGCTGCAGCATATAGAGCTGGATAAGCTGTTCGGAAGCAAAGGGAACTGAAGATTCCTCCCTGCGTATGAGTTCCTGACAGCTGGGATCGTCCAGGCGACCGGAATAGGTGAGATAGGCCTCGCGGATGATATTTCCCAGAAGCGTGCGTCCGGAAGGAATAACCTCTAAAACTTTATGCTTGAAGAAGTCCATGGAAGGAGAGCTGCACTCGAAACCGATGATAATCAGATGGGGGACGGCAGAGCCGTTGGAATGAATACTGTGAGGCTCGCCTGGTTCAAGGAATATGATATCGTCCTTATTCAGAGTATGGGTCTTTTGATTTACTGTTATGTTGACGGTACCCTTGTCTACGCAGATAAGTTCCCAGAACGGGTGAGTTTCTTCCTTTAGGACAAATGCGCTCATGTATTCGTAGTGGTGGATAGTAACGAGGTTGTCTATGATAAACTCTTTTTTTAAAGTGATACTTTCGTAAGACATATTAGGCCTCCGCAAATAGAATGATTATGTTAAAGTAATAATATTAGTGCATTTTTTACAAAAAAGATATACAATAGTATAAAGAATCGACAATATTAAAATTTATAATCAAATTATAATATAAAGTATATCTTATGAAGGTAGGAAAATAAAGCCTATATTTTATAAAAGAAAAGCGATGAAAGAGGAGGAACTGAGATGAAAAAGCCCGTTCTGATAATAATGGCGGCAGGCATGGGGAGCCGTTACGGAGGACTGAAACAGATAGACCCCGTAGATGGAAACGGACATATCATTATGGATTTTTCACTGTATGATGCGGTAAAGGCCGGATTCGAAAAGGTGGTTTTCGTCATCAAAAGGGAAAATGAGAAGGACTTTAGGGAGGTCATCGGTAAGCGCATTGAGCCTTTTATGGAGGTGACTTACGTATTTCAGGAGGCAGAAAATATTCCGTCGCCATTTACGGTGCCGGAGGGAAGACAGAAGCCGTGGGGAACCGGTCATGCGGTGCTCAGCTGCGCCGAAGTAGTAGATGGACCTTTTGTTGTCATCAATGCGGATGATTATTACGGAAGAAGCGCATTCGCACAGATTTATGATTATCTGGCCACCCATGAGGACGGCGAGAAATACAAATATGCAATGGTTGGCTATGTTCTGGAAAATACGCTGACGGAGAACGGCCATGTGGCGAGAGGCGTATGCGAGACCGATGAAAACAGCCGTTTAAAGGGTATTACGGAGCGAACGTATATTGAAAGAAGAGGAGAGGATACTGCGTATACGGAGGATGAGGGGGCATCCTGGCATGTGATTCCCAAGGGCAGCACGGTATCCATGAATATGTGGGGGTTTACGGCAAGCTTCATGAAGGAACTCGTTTCCGGCTTTCCGGTTTTCCTCGAAAAGGGCTTGAAAGAAAATCCGCTGAAATGCGAATATTTTCTTCCCAGCGTGGTAAATGAGCTGCTGGAGAAGAAAAAGGCGGAGGTAACGGTACTAAAATCCTATGACCGCTGGTATGGCGTTACTTATAAGGAAGATAAGCAGACTGTAGTAAATGCCATTCAGAGGATGAAGGATGAAGGGGATTATCCGGAGATGTTATGGGAGAAATAAAAAGTTGGATATGAAATAGAAAAAGGCTGGTGTGTGCAATAATTATTAATTGCGCACACCAGTTTTTTTGTTCCCCGATACTTATGGATTG includes:
- a CDS encoding AraC family transcriptional regulator, which produces MSYESITLKKEFIIDNLVTIHHYEYMSAFVLKEETHPFWELICVDKGTVNITVNQKTHTLNKDDIIFLEPGEPHSIHSNGSAVPHLIIIGFECSSPSMDFFKHKVLEVIPSGRTLLGNIIREAYLTYSGRLDDPSCQELIRREESSVPFASEQLIQLYMLQLLIQLKRSGNVDNSIAAIPKSSRQRGEDELFYKIVAYMEENINAKLTIPQICKDNLVGRSLLQKMFKDHTSCGIIDYFTIMKINAAKQLICGQQMNFSQIADKLGYNSIHYFSRQFKHIAGMTPSEYQASVKAGQEPPAL
- a CDS encoding nucleotidyltransferase family protein is translated as MKKPVLIIMAAGMGSRYGGLKQIDPVDGNGHIIMDFSLYDAVKAGFEKVVFVIKRENEKDFREVIGKRIEPFMEVTYVFQEAENIPSPFTVPEGRQKPWGTGHAVLSCAEVVDGPFVVINADDYYGRSAFAQIYDYLATHEDGEKYKYAMVGYVLENTLTENGHVARGVCETDENSRLKGITERTYIERRGEDTAYTEDEGASWHVIPKGSTVSMNMWGFTASFMKELVSGFPVFLEKGLKENPLKCEYFLPSVVNELLEKKKAEVTVLKSYDRWYGVTYKEDKQTVVNAIQRMKDEGDYPEMLWEK